One Rossellomorea aquimaris DNA window includes the following coding sequences:
- a CDS encoding acyl-CoA dehydrogenase family protein — translation MANQTEKLIKGGSFLIEDVSCEQVFTPEEYSDEQKMIAKTTEDYVLNEVVPVIDNLENHEFDHSVRLLKEAGDLGLLGADVPEEYGGLGLDKVSSALIAEKMSRAGGFSISHGAHVGIGSLPIVLFGNEEQKQKYLPPLATGEKLAAYALTEPGSGSDALGAKTTAKLNAEGTHYILNGEKQWITNSAFADVFVVYAKIDGEHFSAFIVEKEFPGVSTGPEEKKMGIKSSSTRTLILEDAEIPVENLLGDSGKGHIIAFNILNIGRYKLGVGAVGASKRALEVTVQYTNQRQQFKTPISAFNLTKEKLATMASKLYAAESSVYRTVGLFEDRMSKLTDEEVKNGTEVAKSIAEYAIECSLNKFFATEVLDYVVDEGVQLHGGYGFMQEYEIERMYRDSRINRIFEGTNEINRLLVPGTYLRKAMKGELPLLQKAQALQEELMMLMPEEVGDEPLAQEKYLVKNAKKIGLMLSGLAAQKFGKALEKEQEILVNIADIVSNAYAMESVVLRTEKAIQKGGVEKAQQKLLYTQIFCQEAFNEIEQHAKETLVATETGDTLRMMLSALRKFTRHTPINVIAVKRAASEKLIDAEKYTV, via the coding sequence ATGGCGAATCAAACAGAAAAGCTGATCAAGGGTGGAAGTTTTTTAATTGAAGATGTAAGCTGTGAGCAAGTTTTCACACCGGAGGAATACTCTGATGAACAAAAAATGATTGCCAAAACTACCGAGGATTATGTGTTAAATGAAGTGGTACCTGTCATCGATAATCTTGAGAACCATGAATTTGACCACTCTGTCCGCCTGTTAAAAGAAGCGGGGGATCTTGGACTTCTGGGTGCAGATGTTCCTGAAGAGTACGGCGGTCTGGGATTGGATAAAGTGAGCTCGGCACTGATTGCTGAAAAAATGTCCCGCGCAGGTGGATTTTCCATTTCTCACGGTGCACACGTTGGAATCGGGTCACTGCCAATCGTTCTATTTGGTAACGAAGAGCAAAAGCAAAAATACCTTCCTCCACTGGCGACTGGTGAGAAACTGGCAGCCTACGCATTAACAGAGCCTGGTTCAGGTTCAGATGCCCTGGGGGCTAAAACGACAGCTAAATTGAATGCAGAAGGTACTCACTACATTTTAAATGGTGAGAAGCAGTGGATCACGAACTCTGCATTTGCTGATGTATTCGTTGTGTACGCAAAAATCGATGGGGAGCATTTCTCGGCGTTTATCGTAGAAAAAGAATTCCCTGGTGTTTCCACTGGTCCTGAAGAGAAGAAAATGGGTATCAAAAGCTCATCCACCCGTACATTAATCTTGGAAGATGCTGAAATTCCTGTTGAAAACCTTCTTGGAGATAGCGGGAAGGGTCATATCATTGCCTTCAACATTTTAAACATCGGCCGTTACAAATTAGGGGTAGGTGCTGTCGGAGCGAGTAAACGTGCATTAGAGGTAACGGTACAATACACGAATCAACGTCAGCAATTCAAAACGCCAATTTCTGCTTTCAACCTGACAAAAGAAAAACTGGCAACAATGGCGTCTAAATTATACGCAGCAGAGAGCTCTGTTTACCGTACAGTAGGATTGTTCGAGGATCGTATGAGCAAGCTTACGGATGAGGAAGTGAAAAACGGCACTGAAGTGGCAAAATCGATTGCAGAATATGCGATTGAGTGTTCACTGAATAAATTCTTCGCAACAGAAGTACTGGATTATGTAGTCGATGAAGGTGTTCAACTTCACGGAGGATACGGTTTCATGCAGGAATACGAAATTGAAAGAATGTACCGTGATTCCCGTATCAACCGTATTTTTGAAGGAACAAACGAAATCAACCGCCTTCTGGTTCCTGGCACGTACCTTCGTAAAGCAATGAAAGGTGAACTTCCATTACTTCAAAAAGCACAAGCCCTTCAAGAGGAATTGATGATGCTTATGCCTGAAGAAGTAGGAGATGAGCCACTTGCCCAGGAAAAATACCTTGTGAAAAACGCGAAGAAAATCGGCTTGATGCTATCTGGTTTAGCGGCTCAAAAATTCGGTAAAGCTCTTGAAAAAGAGCAGGAAATCCTTGTGAACATTGCCGATATCGTTTCAAACGCATACGCGATGGAGTCCGTTGTTCTTAGAACAGAAAAAGCGATTCAAAAAGGTGGAGTAGAGAAAGCTCAACAAAAACTTCTCTACACACAAATCTTCTGTCAAGAAGCATTCAACGAAATCGAACAGCATGCAAAAGAAACACTGGTAGCAACTGAAACGGGTGACACACTGCGCATGATGCTGTCAGCACTTCGTAAATTCACCCGCCACACTCCGATTAACGTGATCGCAGTCAAACGTGCTGCATCAGAAAAACTGATCGACGCAGAAAAATATACAGTTTAA
- a CDS encoding 3-hydroxyacyl-CoA dehydrogenase NAD-binding domain-containing protein, with protein MVRRIQKAAVLGSGVMGSGIAAHLANIGIPTMLLDIVPRELTDEHKAKGLTEESKAFRNQFSENALKKLFKQKPAPLTSKQNASLITAGNFEDNLQDIGDCDWVIEVVVENLDIKKKVFEQVERYRKPGSIISSNTSGISIEAMSEGRSDDFQKNFLGTHFFNPPRYLKLLEVIATKKTDPEVVSFMKTFGEDILGKGVVMAKDTPNFIANRIGTYGLLITVQEMLKGGYSVGEVDSITGPTIGRPKSATFRTLDVVGLDTFAHVAKNVYDQVEGEEQKVFEVPAFMQKMLENGWLGSKSGQGFFLKQGKEILELNPETLDYQPRQKLKTASLEMAKNEKGLKNKIKSLVYAKDQAGTLLWNIVSPVLIYSAQLHGEIADDIVGIDQAMKWGFGWEMGPFETWDAIGVEKSVTRMKEEGFKVPEWVETMLAEGHSTFYKEENGERYFYHDGDYQLVERNPKVIDLKALKTQGKLIKKNSGASLIDIGDGIALLEFHSPNNAIGMDITQMINFAVDEVEKNYKGLVIGNQGKNFCVGANLAMILMEAQDDNVFEIDMVVRHFQQAMMKIKYSSKPVVAAPFGMTLGGGSEVCLPAAHIQASMETYMGLVEVGVGLIPGGGGNKELYMKHLANLPNGVEFDLQKVANKVFESIAMAKVSTSGDEARDNNFLNKADGVSVNNDHLLYDAKQAALSLYEGGYSAPIRKKVPVVGETGYATLLLGAQSMLQSGFISEHDLMIAKKLAYVIAGGKVPYGTEVDEQYLLDLEREAFLSLVAQPKSQQRMQHMLVKGKPLRN; from the coding sequence TTGGTTCGTAGAATTCAGAAAGCCGCAGTGTTAGGATCAGGAGTCATGGGTTCAGGAATTGCCGCTCATCTTGCAAATATCGGCATCCCGACAATGTTATTAGATATCGTACCAAGAGAATTAACCGACGAACACAAAGCAAAGGGACTGACGGAAGAGAGCAAGGCGTTTCGTAATCAATTTAGTGAAAACGCTTTAAAAAAGCTCTTCAAACAAAAACCGGCGCCATTGACATCAAAGCAAAACGCTTCACTTATTACAGCAGGCAACTTCGAGGATAATCTTCAGGATATCGGGGATTGTGACTGGGTGATTGAAGTAGTCGTTGAGAATTTAGATATCAAGAAGAAAGTGTTCGAACAAGTGGAACGCTATCGAAAACCTGGTAGCATCATCAGTTCAAATACATCCGGAATTTCAATCGAGGCCATGTCAGAAGGACGAAGCGATGATTTCCAAAAGAATTTCTTAGGCACGCATTTCTTCAATCCGCCTCGTTACTTAAAGCTTCTTGAAGTGATCGCGACGAAAAAGACGGATCCGGAAGTAGTCAGTTTCATGAAGACATTTGGTGAAGACATTCTTGGTAAGGGTGTCGTGATGGCGAAGGATACGCCGAACTTCATCGCAAACCGCATCGGAACGTATGGATTGCTCATCACTGTTCAAGAAATGCTGAAAGGCGGATACTCTGTAGGAGAAGTTGATTCCATCACGGGACCAACGATTGGAAGACCGAAAAGTGCCACTTTCCGTACACTTGATGTGGTCGGACTTGATACATTCGCACATGTAGCGAAGAATGTATACGATCAGGTAGAGGGTGAAGAGCAAAAGGTGTTTGAAGTACCGGCCTTCATGCAGAAGATGCTTGAAAACGGCTGGCTCGGAAGCAAGAGCGGACAGGGATTTTTTCTGAAACAAGGAAAAGAAATCCTGGAGCTTAATCCTGAAACGCTGGATTATCAGCCACGTCAAAAGCTTAAAACTGCTTCACTTGAAATGGCGAAAAATGAAAAGGGCTTAAAAAATAAAATAAAATCACTTGTATATGCGAAAGATCAAGCAGGCACGCTCCTATGGAATATCGTTTCCCCTGTCTTAATCTATTCAGCCCAGCTGCATGGTGAAATCGCTGATGATATCGTCGGCATCGACCAGGCAATGAAGTGGGGCTTCGGATGGGAAATGGGTCCATTTGAAACATGGGATGCGATCGGAGTTGAAAAGTCTGTAACCCGTATGAAGGAAGAAGGCTTCAAGGTACCCGAGTGGGTGGAAACCATGCTCGCTGAAGGTCACTCCACTTTCTATAAAGAAGAAAATGGTGAGCGTTACTTCTATCACGATGGAGACTACCAACTTGTAGAGCGAAATCCTAAAGTAATCGACTTAAAGGCGCTTAAGACGCAAGGAAAGCTGATCAAAAAGAATTCCGGAGCAAGCTTAATTGATATCGGTGATGGAATCGCGCTTCTTGAATTCCATTCTCCTAATAACGCCATTGGAATGGATATTACGCAAATGATCAATTTTGCAGTTGATGAAGTAGAGAAGAATTATAAAGGACTCGTCATCGGAAATCAGGGCAAGAACTTCTGTGTTGGAGCGAACCTTGCCATGATCCTCATGGAAGCGCAGGATGACAACGTCTTTGAAATCGATATGGTCGTCCGACACTTCCAGCAGGCGATGATGAAGATTAAATATTCATCCAAGCCAGTTGTAGCTGCTCCATTCGGCATGACATTAGGCGGAGGAAGCGAGGTCTGCTTACCGGCTGCACACATCCAGGCGTCCATGGAAACGTACATGGGATTAGTGGAAGTAGGAGTCGGATTGATACCGGGCGGAGGCGGAAACAAAGAGCTTTATATGAAGCACTTAGCCAACCTTCCAAATGGAGTGGAATTCGATCTTCAAAAAGTGGCCAATAAAGTATTCGAATCGATTGCTATGGCGAAGGTTTCCACTTCCGGTGATGAAGCAAGGGACAATAACTTCTTAAATAAAGCGGATGGAGTCAGTGTAAACAATGATCATCTGTTATACGATGCAAAACAGGCTGCACTAAGCCTATATGAAGGTGGATACTCAGCACCGATCCGTAAGAAGGTACCTGTAGTAGGTGAAACAGGATATGCTACTCTTCTTCTTGGAGCTCAATCCATGCTCCAATCAGGCTTTATTTCTGAACATGATCTGATGATTGCGAAAAAGCTTGCTTACGTGATCGCAGGCGGAAAAGTACCATACGGCACGGAAGTAGACGAACAATACCTGTTGGATCTTGAAAGAGAAGCATTCCTGAGTCTTGTTGCACAGCCGAAATCACAGCAAAGAATGCAGCACATGCTTGTAAAAGGAAAACCATTACGCAATTAA
- a CDS encoding acetyl-CoA C-acetyltransferase translates to MREAVIVAGARTPVGKSRKGSLAQVRPDDLGALVVKETLKRAGNYEGNIDDLIIGCAMPEAEQGLNMARNIGGLAGLPDSVPAITINRYCSSGLQSIAYAAEKIMLGHSDTAIAGGAESMSLVPMMGHVVRPNAKLAENAPQYYMSMGHTAEQVARKFGVSREDQDAFAVRSHQKAAKAIAEGKFDDEIVPVDVLHRSVSNENKLVEKSFQFSKDEGVRAETSSEVLAKLRPAFNVKGSVTAGNSSQTSDGAAAVMVMDREKAGTLGLRPMAKFRSFAVAGVPPEIMGIGPVEAIPRALKMAGLELSDIGLFELNEAFASQSIQVIRQLGIDEEKVNVNGGAIALGHPLGCTGAKLTLSLVHEMKRRNQQFGIVTMCIGGGMGAAGVFELIG, encoded by the coding sequence ATGCGCGAAGCAGTCATTGTTGCTGGTGCAAGAACACCAGTCGGAAAATCAAGAAAAGGATCATTAGCACAGGTGCGACCAGATGATCTTGGGGCACTTGTAGTTAAAGAAACCCTCAAACGTGCAGGAAACTATGAAGGCAATATCGATGACTTGATCATCGGATGCGCGATGCCTGAAGCAGAACAAGGATTAAACATGGCAAGAAATATCGGTGGTCTTGCGGGCCTGCCTGATTCAGTACCGGCAATCACGATTAACCGTTATTGTTCATCCGGATTGCAATCCATTGCTTATGCTGCAGAAAAAATCATGCTCGGGCACTCAGATACAGCGATTGCAGGTGGAGCTGAATCCATGAGTCTTGTTCCCATGATGGGTCACGTAGTCCGTCCAAATGCCAAGCTTGCAGAAAATGCGCCTCAATACTATATGAGTATGGGACATACAGCTGAGCAGGTGGCAAGAAAGTTCGGCGTATCCCGTGAAGATCAGGATGCATTTGCGGTAAGAAGCCACCAAAAAGCGGCAAAAGCGATCGCTGAAGGGAAATTCGACGATGAAATCGTACCGGTTGATGTTCTTCATCGTTCAGTAAGCAATGAAAATAAATTGGTTGAGAAATCATTCCAATTTTCAAAAGACGAAGGTGTACGTGCTGAAACAAGCTCAGAAGTTCTGGCTAAGTTACGCCCTGCCTTCAATGTAAAGGGGTCTGTAACAGCTGGGAACTCTTCGCAAACGAGTGACGGCGCGGCAGCTGTCATGGTGATGGATCGTGAAAAAGCCGGAACCCTTGGTCTTCGGCCTATGGCGAAATTCAGAAGTTTTGCCGTAGCGGGAGTGCCACCGGAAATCATGGGAATCGGTCCAGTCGAAGCAATTCCACGGGCATTGAAAATGGCAGGGTTGGAGCTTTCAGATATCGGACTTTTTGAGCTGAACGAAGCATTCGCTTCTCAATCCATCCAAGTCATTCGTCAGCTGGGAATAGATGAAGAAAAAGTGAACGTAAACGGTGGAGCCATCGCTCTTGGTCATCCACTGGGCTGTACAGGTGCGAAGCTGACCCTTTCACTCGTACATGAAATGAAACGCAGAAACCAGCAATTCGGTATCGTCACCATGTGTATCGGCGGCGGAATGGGTGCAGCCGGCGTCTTTGAATTAATAGGTTAA
- a CDS encoding YuzL family protein, whose amino-acid sequence MAKHKKNPSKAGVSAASVKGDAGPTVDMDGGGKRNSQNNQFKKQP is encoded by the coding sequence ATGGCAAAGCATAAGAAAAATCCTTCAAAGGCTGGAGTAAGTGCGGCAAGTGTGAAGGGTGACGCTGGTCCTACCGTTGATATGGACGGCGGAGGGAAAAGAAACAGTCAAAACAATCAATTTAAGAAGCAACCATAG